In Candidatus Bathyarchaeota archaeon, a single genomic region encodes these proteins:
- the uppS gene encoding di-trans,poly-cis-decaprenylcistransferase, with protein sequence MDWVRGFLKVIGVYRVYKWWLRREVKKGAIPGHVGIILDGNRRWASKRGYPPWLGHRFGAEKVEDVLKWCLKLGVKTITLYAFSTENFRRPRREVEELFRLFEEKLKQLLNNPDIHEYRVKIKILGALELLPESVRKTAEEVEAKTSHYEGRWLNIALAYGGRREIIDAVRSIAKLIADRHLKPEDINEELFQKHLYTAHLPNPEPDLIIRTSGEERLSGFLLWQSAYSELCFLDVYWPEFREIDLLRAIRTYQRRQRRFGG encoded by the coding sequence ATGGATTGGGTTAGAGGCTTCCTTAAGGTCATAGGAGTTTACAGGGTCTATAAATGGTGGCTTAGACGGGAGGTCAAGAAAGGTGCTATACCGGGCCACGTCGGGATAATACTTGACGGGAACAGAAGATGGGCTTCTAAACGCGGGTATCCCCCATGGCTTGGGCATAGGTTTGGAGCTGAAAAAGTCGAGGACGTTTTAAAATGGTGTCTGAAACTCGGCGTTAAGACGATAACCTTATACGCGTTTTCGACTGAAAACTTTAGAAGACCTAGACGAGAGGTCGAGGAGCTTTTCAGGCTTTTCGAGGAAAAGCTTAAACAACTTCTCAACAACCCAGATATTCATGAGTATCGTGTCAAGATTAAGATTCTCGGGGCTTTAGAGCTTCTGCCTGAAAGCGTCAGGAAAACCGCTGAGGAAGTTGAGGCCAAGACTTCGCATTATGAGGGGAGGTGGCTTAATATAGCCTTAGCCTACGGCGGTAGGAGGGAAATAATCGACGCCGTTAGGAGCATAGCCAAGCTCATAGCCGATAGACATCTTAAACCTGAGGATATAAACGAGGAGCTCTTTCAGAAACACCTCTACACGGCTCATCTCCCGAATCCTGAGCCGGACCTGATAATAAGGACGAGCGGTGAGGAGAGGCTTAGCGGATTCCTACTATGGCAAAGCGCCTACAGTGAACTGTGCTTTTTAGACGTTTATTGGCCTGAATTCCGTGAGATAGACCTCCTCAGGGCTATAAGAACGTACCAAAGAAGGCAGAGAAGGTTCGGAGGCTGA
- a CDS encoding HD domain-containing protein produces the protein MVRLHSELLKLINMIEDKKLRQLVKDFMENPEFELSGIKVKPPPFEEGWGSRGYHHSYKGGLLDHTVACARLGLALCRIVEEVYGCKVDKDVVLASTLVHDIYKTVVYDEDSPSGFSEIGERIDHHTLVISELIRREFPTDVIHGVLAIHGRYGPFSPKTLEALIAHLADKMDSTLCDEVLRAAKSLVKAATGAEPETLTAKQAFDIVLIKQKGGWEALKNSMLWKTKNSK, from the coding sequence TTGGTTAGACTCCATAGTGAACTTCTAAAACTGATAAACATGATCGAGGATAAGAAACTTAGACAGCTCGTTAAAGATTTTATGGAAAACCCCGAGTTTGAGCTTTCAGGAATCAAGGTTAAGCCTCCTCCATTTGAAGAGGGATGGGGCTCTAGAGGTTACCACCACTCCTACAAGGGAGGTCTTTTAGACCATACTGTTGCATGCGCTAGGCTAGGTCTGGCGTTATGCCGTATAGTCGAGGAGGTTTACGGCTGCAAAGTCGACAAGGACGTTGTTTTAGCATCTACGCTGGTCCATGATATTTATAAAACCGTCGTCTATGATGAAGATTCCCCGTCAGGGTTTAGCGAAATAGGTGAGAGAATAGACCATCACACGTTGGTCATCTCAGAGCTTATCAGAAGAGAGTTTCCGACAGATGTCATCCACGGTGTTTTAGCCATCCATGGACGCTACGGACCCTTTAGCCCCAAGACCTTAGAGGCTCTCATAGCTCACCTCGCAGATAAAATGGACTCAACCCTTTGCGACGAGGTTTTGAGGGCTGCTAAAAGCCTCGTTAAAGCAGCCACCGGGGCAGAGCCTGAGACCTTAACCGCTAAGCAAGCGTTCGACATCGTGCTTATCAAGCAGAAGGGAGGATGGGAGGCTCTTAAAAACAGCATGTTGTGGAAAACAAAGAATAGTAAGTAA
- a CDS encoding DUF1512 domain-containing protein, with translation MHLMDMLQQVSGAGTQGDLLGLVFQAIFIALFLFSILYGQKFQIWVMLRNVEIGLRKIKRMRDEARQTILETIKVLSNKPGLESEVDRLLEYFWIEPTSLDPFGIVGKIEHILDTREERLRWEIKSLIPGVDDARLRNLEGLLEAGSSLDRMYREIRHYYLLGKKTMSLFVIYQADAILPMVLQEAKALLAAVKAFRDGQPIGDGAGSLVAARFMYGAEKKVIAEDTVMAEVEVDNRRLIVIKALGPGGNIGKPGEAVEKILSNRGDVVAIIMVDAALKLEGEKVGEVAEGVGAAIGGIGVEKFKIEEAAKKFRVPLYAVAIKESVYDAISPMRREIYAGVERAVERVRRLIREKTKIGDTVLLAGIGNTLGIGQ, from the coding sequence ATGCATTTAATGGATATGCTACAGCAGGTCTCAGGCGCCGGTACGCAAGGAGACTTACTTGGATTAGTCTTTCAAGCTATATTCATAGCTCTGTTCCTCTTCAGCATACTTTATGGTCAAAAGTTTCAGATCTGGGTTATGCTTAGGAACGTCGAGATAGGTTTACGTAAGATCAAGAGGATGAGGGATGAGGCTAGGCAGACGATCCTCGAGACCATTAAGGTGCTTTCCAACAAGCCTGGTCTCGAGTCTGAGGTCGACAGATTACTCGAATACTTCTGGATAGAGCCTACGTCTTTAGACCCGTTCGGTATAGTGGGTAAGATCGAGCACATCCTCGACACGAGGGAGGAGAGGCTTAGATGGGAGATCAAGAGCCTTATACCGGGCGTAGATGATGCTCGACTTAGAAACCTTGAAGGGCTTCTCGAGGCCGGTAGCTCTCTAGACCGGATGTATAGGGAAATCAGGCACTACTACTTGTTAGGTAAGAAGACTATGAGCCTCTTCGTGATATATCAGGCTGACGCCATCCTGCCTATGGTTCTTCAAGAGGCAAAAGCCCTGTTGGCCGCTGTTAAAGCGTTCAGGGACGGGCAACCGATAGGCGACGGAGCAGGAAGCCTCGTCGCGGCTAGGTTCATGTATGGTGCTGAGAAGAAGGTTATAGCCGAAGACACAGTTATGGCCGAAGTCGAAGTGGATAATAGGAGGCTCATAGTCATCAAAGCACTCGGGCCTGGTGGTAATATAGGTAAACCAGGGGAGGCGGTTGAGAAGATCTTGAGTAATAGGGGTGATGTGGTGGCTATTATAATGGTTGATGCCGCGTTGAAGCTTGAAGGTGAAAAGGTAGGTGAAGTCGCTGAGGGCGTAGGTGCAGCTATAGGCGGTATAGGTGTCGAAAAATTCAAGATCGAGGAGGCTGCCAAAAAGTTCCGTGTTCCTCTCTACGCAGTCGCTATCAAGGAGTCTGTGTACGATGCGATATCTCCCATGAGACGTGAGATTTACGCAGGTGTCGAAAGGGCAGTCGAGAGGGTTAGACGTCTTATAAGAGAGAAGACGAAAATAGGCGACACCGTTTTACTGGCGGGGATAGGTAACACCTTAGGGATCGGGCAGTAG
- the map gene encoding type II methionyl aminopeptidase, with protein sequence MALKRFEGFFKAGEIARGARRFAASLVESGVSVLELCERVEDYIRRMGGEPAFPCNVCINDVAAHYTAKPGDTLEIPEDSVVKVDLGVQVDGYPVDTAVTVVLDDRLTFLKEAAEEALRRALKAAGPGVNVSEVGRVVFETAKSYGLKPIRNLSGHEIARYNLHAGLSIPNVPSYGGKFKPYRVYAVEPFMTTPEARGLVVEVGAPTIYRCISYKRVRDRYADMLLKNLWLKFRGLPFTERWFKKMGLKPELVRAWETVKRLRIVRGYRILREAAGGLVSQAEESILITEDGCIELTGFLE encoded by the coding sequence CTGGCCTTAAAGAGGTTCGAAGGGTTTTTCAAAGCCGGTGAGATAGCCCGTGGAGCAAGGAGGTTCGCAGCCAGCCTCGTAGAGAGCGGTGTCAGTGTGTTAGAGCTCTGTGAACGGGTGGAGGATTACATAAGACGTATGGGTGGTGAACCCGCCTTCCCCTGCAACGTGTGCATTAACGATGTGGCTGCGCATTACACGGCTAAACCCGGTGATACGCTTGAGATCCCTGAGGACTCGGTTGTTAAGGTGGACCTGGGGGTTCAGGTCGATGGATACCCGGTCGACACGGCTGTGACGGTTGTCTTGGACGATAGGCTTACGTTTCTCAAGGAAGCCGCCGAGGAGGCTTTGAGAAGGGCTTTGAAGGCTGCTGGACCCGGAGTTAACGTCTCGGAGGTCGGAAGGGTTGTGTTTGAAACAGCCAAATCTTATGGCCTGAAACCTATAAGAAACCTGTCGGGTCACGAAATAGCTAGATACAACCTGCACGCAGGGCTTTCGATACCTAACGTCCCGTCTTACGGCGGAAAGTTTAAGCCTTATAGGGTGTACGCGGTCGAACCGTTCATGACGACGCCGGAGGCTAGGGGTCTCGTAGTGGAAGTTGGCGCTCCGACGATCTACCGTTGCATATCCTATAAGAGAGTCCGAGACCGATACGCGGATATGCTTCTGAAGAATCTGTGGCTTAAGTTCAGAGGCCTACCCTTCACAGAACGGTGGTTTAAAAAAATGGGTTTAAAGCCAGAGCTTGTAAGAGCATGGGAGACCGTGAAGAGGCTTAGGATTGTAAGAGGCTATAGGATCTTAAGAGAGGCCGCGGGAGGCTTGGTGTCTCAAGCCGAGGAATCCATCCTCATAACAGAGGATGGGTGCATAGAACTCACGGGCTTCTTGGAATAG
- a CDS encoding transcription factor S — MRGLLDFCPKCGTRMRVKRVEGGVKLICPKCGHEEFKKTKVLQAKYEVSPETRREVLTVLTGEESEISTLPTTQVECPKCGYGEAYWWIIQTRSADEAPTQFFKCKRCGYVWREYS, encoded by the coding sequence ATGAGGGGTCTTTTGGACTTCTGTCCTAAATGCGGAACTAGAATGAGGGTTAAGCGGGTTGAGGGCGGTGTAAAGCTTATCTGCCCGAAGTGTGGTCATGAGGAGTTTAAGAAGACCAAGGTTCTACAAGCCAAATACGAGGTCTCTCCTGAAACCCGTAGGGAAGTATTAACGGTTCTGACGGGTGAGGAGAGTGAGATATCCACGCTACCCACCACACAGGTCGAGTGTCCAAAATGCGGATACGGGGAGGCATACTGGTGGATAATCCAGACCAGAAGCGCAGACGAAGCCCCCACCCAGTTCTTCAAGTGTAAAAGATGCGGATACGTGTGGAGAGAATACTCCTAA
- a CDS encoding DNA-directed RNA polymerase subunit L codes for MKLRVLRFTDREVKLEVEGEGYTFLSALQDIFVDDPRVEFVGYNVPHPLISKATFTLRVTPGNELRDVLKTGVEALKNRLGELETMFLEALKRWENKS; via the coding sequence TTGAAGCTTCGCGTTTTGAGATTTACGGATAGAGAGGTCAAGCTTGAGGTCGAGGGAGAAGGATACACATTTCTAAGTGCTTTACAGGACATCTTTGTGGACGACCCGAGGGTCGAGTTCGTAGGCTATAACGTTCCACATCCCTTGATATCTAAAGCGACGTTTACCCTCAGGGTCACGCCTGGAAACGAACTGAGAGACGTTCTAAAAACAGGCGTCGAAGCGTTGAAGAATCGGTTAGGGGAACTTGAGACCATGTTCCTCGAAGCCCTTAAACGGTGGGAAAACAAATCTTAA
- a CDS encoding exosome complex RNA-binding protein Csl4: MCGSKDGDFVTPGDKIGVIEEYEPGFGTYASDGVVRSSLAGMVERDVKNHLAVVKPVKEPLLPRPKDVVYAVVSSLSDKLASVMIVSVGNRLLSDYLTGLIHIRSSSTSRVRTLRELFKPGDIVRCEVLTFKNGVYHLRTQGPGFGVIYAVCSLCGTPLVRARRGLKCPVCGNTERRKTTRDYGSVRLRWLI, translated from the coding sequence TTGTGCGGGTCTAAAGACGGGGATTTTGTGACCCCGGGCGATAAGATAGGTGTCATAGAGGAGTATGAGCCTGGGTTTGGAACCTACGCGTCCGATGGTGTGGTGAGGTCTTCCCTAGCCGGTATGGTGGAGAGAGACGTGAAGAACCACTTAGCCGTGGTGAAGCCCGTTAAGGAGCCTCTTCTTCCGAGGCCTAAAGACGTCGTCTACGCGGTCGTGTCGTCGCTGTCGGATAAGCTTGCGTCCGTGATGATAGTATCCGTCGGGAATAGGCTTCTAAGCGACTATTTGACCGGGCTGATACATATTAGGTCCTCATCTACGAGTAGGGTTCGGACGCTCAGAGAGCTTTTCAAACCAGGCGATATAGTCAGATGTGAGGTCTTGACGTTTAAGAACGGTGTATACCATTTAAGGACGCAGGGTCCAGGTTTCGGCGTCATCTACGCGGTATGCTCCCTATGCGGAACCCCTCTGGTCAGGGCTAGGAGAGGACTTAAATGCCCGGTATGCGGTAATACCGAGAGACGTAAGACCACGAGGGATTACGGCTCGGTTAGGTTGAGGTGGTTGATTTGA
- a CDS encoding 50S ribosomal protein L11 methyltransferase — protein sequence MSRLKRKHLEIVLSKLRGHPSPSRLLEQYTIPADLAAKILTLAAYRYDDIVGKVVFDLGCGTGRLAIGAALLGADYVIGLDIDRIALNVAKLNAYETEVSNRVDWVLCDIAVFQGSCHTVLQNPPFGTGLRGADRVFLKKAMELGSVVYTIHKSETDGFIRRFVEDHGGSISAVFKALMTIPRIFPFHEKRVYKFEVYIYRIEVV from the coding sequence GTGAGTCGTCTCAAACGTAAACACCTTGAAATCGTATTGAGTAAACTCCGTGGCCACCCCTCACCCAGTCGGCTTTTGGAGCAATATACCATACCGGCTGACCTAGCTGCGAAGATTCTGACCCTAGCCGCCTATCGATATGACGATATAGTAGGTAAAGTGGTCTTCGACTTGGGATGTGGAACCGGTAGGCTGGCCATAGGAGCGGCTCTTCTCGGAGCCGACTACGTGATAGGTTTAGACATCGACAGGATCGCCTTGAACGTAGCAAAGTTAAACGCATATGAGACCGAGGTCTCGAATAGAGTCGACTGGGTTCTGTGCGACATCGCCGTGTTCCAAGGTTCATGTCACACCGTTCTACAGAACCCTCCGTTTGGAACTGGATTGAGAGGAGCGGATAGGGTTTTCCTGAAAAAGGCTATGGAGCTAGGTAGCGTCGTCTATACGATCCACAAGAGCGAGACTGATGGGTTTATTAGGAGGTTTGTAGAGGATCATGGTGGTTCAATATCGGCCGTGTTTAAGGCTTTGATGACGATACCTAGGATTTTCCCGTTCCATGAAAAGAGGGTTTACAAGTTTGAGGTTTACATCTATAGGATCGAGGTGGTTTAA
- the dph2 gene encoding diphthamide biosynthesis enzyme Dph2: MFRIFRLDEDKVLNEVSSRGSKRVLVQAPEGLRPYLKPMVDKLRELGVTVLLSGNPCYGACNLALREAEMLNVDLIVHVGHSPMVSSSRIPVVYLDAQYIVRENGCLERFKETLLRFRSLGLFSSLQFIGYLEEARKTLEEWGLKVFIGRGSGVKYPGQVLGCNYTSPLEVENRVEGFLFIGGGLFHPLGLSLLTSKPVMALNPLTCSLRDMRDLKRRYLRRRYASIVEARDGEVFGILVGLEPGQFRLGQAEGLKSLIESLGREAYLLGFNYLDASMLEAYTWIDVFVNTACPRLSLEDSERLSKPILSPAELLVALGLIRWEEYIGESSQT; encoded by the coding sequence GTGTTCAGGATCTTCAGGCTTGATGAGGATAAGGTTCTAAACGAGGTTTCATCCAGAGGTTCTAAACGTGTTCTCGTTCAAGCTCCGGAGGGTTTAAGGCCTTATCTTAAACCGATGGTCGATAAGCTTAGGGAGTTAGGCGTCACGGTTCTTCTTTCAGGTAATCCATGCTATGGAGCGTGTAACTTAGCCCTACGAGAAGCTGAGATGTTGAACGTAGACCTGATCGTCCACGTGGGTCATAGCCCCATGGTTTCCTCAAGCCGTATACCTGTCGTATACTTGGATGCGCAATATATCGTTCGAGAGAATGGGTGTCTCGAAAGGTTCAAGGAAACCCTCTTAAGGTTCCGTAGCTTAGGCCTATTCTCTAGCCTCCAGTTTATCGGATATCTAGAGGAGGCTCGTAAGACTCTGGAAGAATGGGGCTTGAAGGTGTTTATAGGACGTGGCAGCGGCGTAAAGTATCCTGGTCAAGTCTTAGGATGCAACTATACCTCCCCCCTAGAGGTCGAAAACCGGGTGGAGGGTTTTCTCTTCATAGGCGGGGGTCTATTCCACCCCCTCGGTTTATCCCTGCTGACCAGTAAGCCTGTGATGGCTTTAAACCCGCTAACCTGTTCTCTGAGAGATATGAGAGATTTAAAGCGTAGGTACTTACGACGTAGATACGCGTCGATAGTCGAGGCTAGAGATGGTGAGGTGTTCGGCATACTGGTCGGCCTAGAGCCTGGACAGTTCAGACTTGGACAGGCTGAGGGGTTGAAGAGCCTCATAGAGAGCTTGGGTAGAGAGGCCTATCTACTGGGTTTCAACTACCTGGATGCGTCTATGCTGGAGGCTTACACCTGGATAGACGTGTTCGTAAACACGGCGTGTCCGAGACTCTCGCTTGAGGATTCTGAAAGACTGAGTAAGCCTATACTAAGCCCTGCCGAGTTGCTGGTGGCTTTGGGACTGATACGCTGGGAGGAGTATATCGGTGAGTCGTCTCAAACGTAA